The sequence GGCCGTCGCGCGTGAGCATGATGTTGGCTGGCTTGATGTCGCGGTGGATCACACCGGCATCGTGCGCGGCCTGGCAGGCCTGCAGGGTTTGCTTGAGGATACGCACACTGACGCTCGTGTCGATCGCGCCGTCCTCCAGCAGATCCTCCACAGTTCCGCCGTCTACGTACTCCATCACAATGAGGAGGCCCACCTCGGTATCGCGCAGCGCGTAGATGCTTACGATGTACGGACTGTCGACGCGGGCAAGCGCGCGGGCCTCGGACCGAAAGCGATGCAAGAACATCTCGCGGTGCGACTGCGACGGGTTCACCCGCTTGATGGCCACTTTGCGCGAGAGCGCAATGTCTTCACCGGCGTACACCGTGCCCATGCCGCCCCGGCCGAGCACGCGCTCAATGTGGTAGCCATCAATTTCTTTGCCGATCGGCTCGTCTTGCATGATCCGTTCTGCTTACTTAACGGGGTGCGAGAAAAAACGCAGGTCAATCGTCAGGCAGGGCGTCCGGGTCTTCCACCAGTTCTTCTTTCGAGATATTCCACGCATCGGCCATCCGATCGAGGTAGGCGCTCATGAATGCGGGGCGAAACCACTTTTTCTCGATGGCGCTCCAGTCGCCGTTGTATAGCTTCTTCCAACGGTTGGCACTGGCTGCTGTCTGCTTGTCGTTATCCTCTGCAAACCACTTGCCAAACACGCCGTCGCTTGTGCGGTCGGTTGGCTGCACCTGCTCAAGCACCTTTTTGCCACCAGATTCCACGCTCTGCTTGTACCCACTGAGCATAGCAATTTGGTGCGCCACGAGCGTGTTCACCGAAGCGCGGAGATCATCGAGCCGCTCGGTCTGCTCCTCATCCGATAGCTTAGGATCGAGCAGGTGCATCTGCAAGCTTTCGAGGTCGGCTTTCCGCAGGAAGGCCATCTCGGGCGGTTGCATGACGGTGTGTCCGCTAAATTCGCGCCAGAAGTGCGGCGGGATGCTGATCATGCGGGCCACGGCTTCGAGCAGGGTGTTGAGCACCGGGCGCACCCGCGCCGGAACCGAGGCACTGTCGCCGTCCGCTTTTGGGGTGCTTGGCTGGAGCGCATCGGCCACCTGATGGGCCACCCGGGATGCCGCCGGAGCGCCCTGCAGTGCCTGTTGCAGCGCCTGCTCCAGCTGCGCGTCGCGCTCCTGCTCGGTCATGTACTGATACGCATCGGCCATTTCTTCCAGCGCTGTGGCCAGGCGGGCGGCGGGCTTGGAGAAGGCATTCCCGCCCATGCTGTCGCTTCCCGCCAGGGCCGTTTGCTCCGATGACGGCATGAACAGCGGCACAAATTCGACCCGAAACTCGCCAAGGCTAAAGACATCCCCGCTTTGCAGCGTCACCGGCGCGTGGGGTTGTAAGCGCTCGCCGTGCAGGTACGTGTGGTTCTTGCTTCCTTGATCGGAGAGCTTGTACTCGCCGCCCGTCTGTTCGATTTGGGCGTGGCGCT comes from Salisaeta longa DSM 21114 and encodes:
- a CDS encoding FHA domain-containing protein; the encoded protein is MPIKLQVTREGEDASEAADYLFEQDRITIGRGSGNDLTLPDQKISKRHAQIEQTGGEYKLSDQGSKNHTYLHGERLQPHAPVTLQSGDVFSLGEFRVEFVPLFMPSSEQTALAGSDSMGGNAFSKPAARLATALEEMADAYQYMTEQERDAQLEQALQQALQGAPAASRVAHQVADALQPSTPKADGDSASVPARVRPVLNTLLEAVARMISIPPHFWREFSGHTVMQPPEMAFLRKADLESLQMHLLDPKLSDEEQTERLDDLRASVNTLVAHQIAMLSGYKQSVESGGKKVLEQVQPTDRTSDGVFGKWFAEDNDKQTAASANRWKKLYNGDWSAIEKKWFRPAFMSAYLDRMADAWNISKEELVEDPDALPDD